Genomic DNA from Flavobacterium sp. N502540:
CCAACATTGTCTTCGATAACTACTCTTCCTCCGGAAATTAACTGATCGAAGCCTTCAGGACGTTTTTTATAATAAAAAGCATCCGCTCCTAAAATAGTTCCGGCATGAATCATTACGTTGTCGCCAATTACGGTATGATCGTAAATAGTAACATTGGGATGAATCAGACAGTTTTTACCAATGATAACATTGTTTCCGATAAAACAGTTGGGTTGAATTACAGTACCTTCTCCAATAGTTGCAGAGAGTGCAATCGACACATTTGTGCCTTGAAATGGTCTGAAGTGTTTGGTTAAGATATTAAAATCTCTGAAAGGATCATCAGAAATTAAAAGGGCTTTGCCTTCAGGACAATCTACTTTTTTGTTAATTAAAACTATAGTAGCAGCCGATTGTAAAGCTTTGTCATAATATTTAGGGTGGTCAACAAAAACAATATCTCCGGCTTCAACGACATGTATCTCGTTCATGCCTAAAACTGGAAAGTTTTGGTCACCAATAAATTCGCAGTCAAGCAAATTTGCAATTTCTTGTAAAGAATGACTCTTTGGAAATTTCATATTCTATAATTAGAAAATTTGTCAATTAGAAAATGTGTCAATTGGAAAACATGTCAATTAGAAAATATTTTTGCAATTATCTAATTGACACATTGACAAACAATCTAATTTAAGAATTACTCCTTTACACGCTCCATGTAAGAACCTGAAGCTGTATCAATTTTAATTTTATCACCTTCATTGATGAACAAAGGAACGTTTACAGACGCTCCAGTTTCTACGGTTGCGTTTTTTGTAGCATTTGTAGCTGTATTTCCTTTTACTCCCGGCTCAGCATAAGTAACCTCAAGAATTACAGAAGACGGCATATCTACTGATAAAGGCAAGTCAGTTTCAGTATTTACCTGAACCATTACACTTGTTCCCTCTTTCAATAATCCCGGAGCATCTAAAATGTTTTTATTTAAAGAAATTTGCTCAAAAGATTCTGTGTTCATAAAATGAAACTCATCACCTTCAGCATATAAAAACTGGTAGTTATGTGTTTCTACACGAATAACATCAATTTTATGTCCTGCAGAAAATGTATTATCCAATACTTTCCCTGATGTTAAACTTCTTAATTTTGTTCTTACGAAAGCGGGGCCTTTTCCAGGTTTTACGTGAAGAAATTCAACAATTTTAAAAATATCGTGGTTGAATTTAATACACAATCCGTTTCTAATATCTGATGTAGATGCCATTTTGTTTTTGTTTTATTTATTTTTTGTTGAATCGTTGAATCATTTAACTATTTATTCATATAAACGATTCAACAAATAAACGATTAAATTTATTTTAATAGTTTCCGGAATACCCTTTCATGATTCCTCTTGACGAATTTCGGATAAAATCCAGAATTTCATCTCTTTCAGGAGTTGCTTCCATTTCAGCTTCAATAATGCTTAAAGCTTGTGTTGTGTTGTAATTCTTTTGGTATAAAATTCTATAGATTTCCTGAATTTCTCTGATTTTCTCAGTACTGAAACCTCTTCTTCTTAAACCTACTGAATTAATCCCTACATACGACAATGGTTCTTTTGCTGCTTTTGTATAAGGAGGAACGTCTTTTCTAACCAATGATCCACCCGAAATCATAGCATGATCTCCGATATGAATAAACTGATGAATCGCTGCCAAACCACCAATTACAGCGTGGTTTCCAACAACTACGTGACCTGCCAGTGCAACTCCGTTTACAATAATGGCATTATTACCAATTTCGCAATCGTGTGCAATGTGAGCGTAAGCCATAACCAAACAATTATTTCCAAGAATAGTTTGCCCAGAGGCTACTGTACCTCTGTTGATTGTCACACATTCTCTAATCGTACAGTTATCTCCAATAATAGCAAGAGAATCTTCTCCGCCAAATTTCAAATCTTGTGGTACCGCAGAAATAACCGCTCCAGGAAAAATATTGCAATTTTTACCAATACGGGCACCTTCCATGATCGTCACATTTGAACCAATCCAAGTACCATCACCAATAATAACATTATTGTGAATTGTTGTAAAAGGTTCAATTACAACATTTTTAGCGATTTTAGCGCCAGGATGAACATATGCTAATGGTTGATTCATCTGTATTTTTTATATTTTAAATTAAAATAGTCTAATTTGGGCAACAAACCTAAACAATAAAATTGATTAATTATTATTGTTTTCTCGCAATTTGAGCCATTAATTCTGCCTCGGTCACTAATTTTCCATTTGCGTATGCATTTGCCTGCATATGGCAGATTCCTCTTCTGATTGGAGAAATCAATTCGCATTTGAAAATTAAGGTATCGCCCGGCAATACTTTGTGTTTGAATTTGACATTATCAATTTTCATAAAATAAGTCAAATAATTTTCAGGATCCGGAACTGTGCTTAAAACCAAAATTCCACC
This window encodes:
- a CDS encoding UDP-3-O-(3-hydroxymyristoyl)glucosamine N-acyltransferase; translation: MKFPKSHSLQEIANLLDCEFIGDQNFPVLGMNEIHVVEAGDIVFVDHPKYYDKALQSAATIVLINKKVDCPEGKALLISDDPFRDFNILTKHFRPFQGTNVSIALSATIGEGTVIQPNCFIGNNVIIGKNCLIHPNVTIYDHTVIGDNVMIHAGTILGADAFYYKKRPEGFDQLISGGRVVIEDNVGIGALCTIDKGVTGDTTIGEGTKLDNQVHVGHDTVIGKKCLIASQTGIAGCVVIEDEVTIWGQVGTTSGITIGAKSVIMGQTGVTKSVEGGKSYFGTPIEESREKLKQMANIKKIPEILNKLK
- the efp gene encoding elongation factor P — protein: MASTSDIRNGLCIKFNHDIFKIVEFLHVKPGKGPAFVRTKLRSLTSGKVLDNTFSAGHKIDVIRVETHNYQFLYAEGDEFHFMNTESFEQISLNKNILDAPGLLKEGTSVMVQVNTETDLPLSVDMPSSVILEVTYAEPGVKGNTATNATKNATVETGASVNVPLFINEGDKIKIDTASGSYMERVKE
- the lpxA gene encoding acyl-ACP--UDP-N-acetylglucosamine O-acyltransferase is translated as MNQPLAYVHPGAKIAKNVVIEPFTTIHNNVIIGDGTWIGSNVTIMEGARIGKNCNIFPGAVISAVPQDLKFGGEDSLAIIGDNCTIRECVTINRGTVASGQTILGNNCLVMAYAHIAHDCEIGNNAIIVNGVALAGHVVVGNHAVIGGLAAIHQFIHIGDHAMISGGSLVRKDVPPYTKAAKEPLSYVGINSVGLRRRGFSTEKIREIQEIYRILYQKNYNTTQALSIIEAEMEATPERDEILDFIRNSSRGIMKGYSGNY